The region TGAGGAGATCGGCGCGCTCGGGATGTGATTGTCATCCTGGGGCCGGCGCTCGAGAGTCTGGGAGAAAGAGCGAGAGGGAGAGAccggggaggggagaagggggaggcAAGAGAAAGGGGGGAGAGGGGGTTGGCGGAGGAGAGGCGGGCGCTAGGGAGGGGCGAGGGGAACGCCAGCGAGCGGGAGAGGGAgccagggaggaagagggagagggcgAGGCGCGCCTGGCGGCCGGGTTGGCTGTGGCCGCCCAGAGGCTCCTGCCAGTCCTCCCACCGACTACACCCCAGGAAGGAGGAGCTTCGGGCGCGCACAAGGCGTCAGAATCCTCAATTTCCAACTTAGCATCTTGGCAGGACCTTTGCGAAGCCAAAAGCAGAGCCCCCCGGTGCAAAGAGCgaggggggaaaaagagaaagcagcaagggcggggaggggggaaaaagccTAGCCGAGGCGAGCGAGGCGCGCAGAGGAGCGGGCGCGGCGGTCGCAGCCGGAGGCGCGCGGGAAGCCAACAAGGAGGCGCCGCGGGCCGGAGCCCCGGAGCCCGGGCTCGAGGAGCAGCGGCCCAGGGCAGCCAGAGGCCAGGTGTCCGCCCGCTCGCCCTCGCAGGGCGCCGCCCGGCTCGTTGGCGGCCGCGGCGCGGCGCGCCCCATGCCCGTGTGTGGCCATGTCCTACCCGCAGGGCTACTTGTACCAGCCGTCCGCCTCGCTGGCGCTCTACTCGTGCCCCGCATACAGCACCAGCGTCATTTCGGGGCCCCGTACGGATGAGCTCGGCCGCTCGTCTTCGGGTTCTGCGTTCTCTCCCTACGCTGGCTCCACTGCCTTCACGGCGCCCTCGCCGGGCTACAACTCGCACCTCCAATACGGCGCCGATCCCGcggctgccgccgccgccgccttctCCTCGTACGTGGTGAGTGAGCGGGATCCGCCGCGGGCGAGGGCAGCGGGGCCCGGCTAACGGGCGAGGGCTGCTGGGGACACGGGCCTAGGCACCGCTGCCGACCTCCCCCGCCAGGCTTCGCGGTCCCTACAAACTTGGGCGATTGTCTCGCTGGGCTTCGTCCGGGCCTTGGGCTCAGGAGTTGTTCGGAGAAAAGCCGCGTCTAGCTAGGATCCTTGAGGTGGAGGGAAGGGTTTTGAGGGGAAAGGTCGTTGCAATTAAAGCCGGATTTGGTTCAAACGGAAACTCCGGGCCGccctgcaaattttatttttttggttttgccaTTTTGGAAAAGTTCAAAAGAAATAGATCCGAAATCAGAACAGAAGCGTGCTAAATCTATGCAAATGTGTTTGGCCTCGCCTTTAATTAATCCTCCAAAATGTTGCAAATCCGTAATCCTATCTTCACAATCCGATTTGGAGGTATTAAATTTCTGAAAAGTCGACCGAGCTGCGGTGCATCCGGGATTTTTCGGCCGGGTGCACTTTCTGGAAAAGCGCAGTGGCTTCGATTCGGGTTAGCATTTCTGGAGGGTGGGAGTGCTAGGCAAGGCTCAGCCTTTCCTTTGCGTTTCTTTGTggattaaaagagaaagaaagcaagcctTGGCTTCTCTTGTTCTACCCCCGTGCGCCCAACGTGAGGTCGCCCCAGAGCGGAGCAGGGAGTCCCTGCTCCTGCCCAGGCCTCTATCTGGATGGTGGGCCGGGCGCGGAGGCCAGATCTGCGCACAGGGCACGGTCGTTCCCCGGCAGACCGGGTGGCACCGAGGTCCGGACAGCTTCAGGGGTCCCCGAAGGACCAGATTCAGGAATTGGGGCCTCGGCTGTCTTCTGAGGAGGGGGGCGGTGTGCTTCTGGGTCTGAGTCAACCAGCCCTCCCCTAGGGGAAGCTGGAGTGAGGGCCTGGTTCGCCCGCAAACCCCTGGGCGTAGGCAAAGTGTGCTACGGTTGTTCAACTGGCCGTGGAGACCCAGGCCCACACTCACCTCCTCTCTGCCTGTCCCCCGCAGGGCTCTCCCTACGACCACACACCCGGCATGGCGGGCTCCTTGGGGTACCACCCGTACGCTGCGCCCCTGGGCTCCTACCCGTATGGGGACCCTGCCTACCGGAAGAACGCCACCAGGGACGCCACGGCCACTCTCAAGGCCTGGCTCAACGAGCACCGCAAGAACCCCTACCCGACCAAGGGCGAGAAGATCATGCTGGCCATCATCACCAAGATGACCCTCACCCAGGTGTCCACCTGGTTCGCCAACGCGCGCCGTCGCCTCAAGAAGGAGAACAAGATGACGTGGACTCCGCGAAACCGCAGCGAGgacgaagaggaggaggagaacattGACCTGGAGAAGAATGACGAGGACGAGCCCCAGAAGCCCGAGGACAAGGGCGACCCCGAAGGCCCTGAAGCAGGTTGGTGGATGAGGGAAAGGATCTGTGGAGCTGGGGTTAAGTGAATGGGGGGCCTGGAGGGGGCGCGCACGGGGCCTGGAGGTTTTGGGCCAGGGTCTCTGCCTTTGCAGGCGGGAACCGGGGCCCCGCCGCGTGGCCTCTGCGTTTCTGACAGCCTGGGTTTCGCCCACAGGAGCCGAGCAGAAGGCGACTTCGGGCTGCGAACGGCTTCAGGGGCCGCCCACCCCCGCCGGCAAGGAGACCGAAGGCAGTCTCAGCGACTCGGATTTTAAGGAGCCGCCCTCCGAGGGCCGCCACGACTCGCTGCCCGGGCCCCCCCGCGCCGGCGGGCCCTCCCCAGCCGGGCCAGCGGCGGCGCGGCTAGCGGAGGACCCGGCTCCTCACTACCCCGCGGGTGCGCCGCCGCCCGGCTCGCACCCATCCGCCGGAGAGCTGCCCCCGGGTCCCGGCGGGCCCTCGGTGATCCActcgccgccaccgccgccgccgccagcgGTGCTCGCCAAGCCCAAATTATGGTCTTTGGCAGAGATCGCCACCTCCTCGGACAAGGTCAAGGACGGGGGCGGCGGGAGCGACGGCTCTCCGTGCCCACCGTGCCCCGGGCCTGTAGCCGGGCAAACCCTGGCAGGCAGCCGCGCGTCGCCGGCTCCGGCGCCGTCGCGCTCGCCCTCCGCGCAGTGTCCTTTTCCCGGCGGGACGGTGCTGTCCCGGCCTCTCTACTACACCGCGCCCTTCTATCCCGGCTACACGAA is a window of Ictidomys tridecemlineatus isolate mIctTri1 chromosome 15, mIctTri1.hap1, whole genome shotgun sequence DNA encoding:
- the Irx5 gene encoding iroquois-class homeodomain protein IRX-5 isoform X2: MSYPQGYLYQPSASLALYSCPAYSTSVISGPRTDELGRSSSGSAFSPYAGSTAFTAPSPGYNSHLQYGADPAAAAAAAFSSYVGSPYDHTPGMAGSLGYHPYAAPLGSYPYGDPAYRKNATRDATATLKAWLNEHRKNPYPTKGEKIMLAIITKMTLTQVSTWFANARRRLKKENKMTWTPRNRSEDEEEEENIDLEKNDEDEPQKPEDKGDPEGPEAGAEQKATSGCERLQGPPTPAGKETEGSLSDSDFKEPPSEGRHDSLPGPPRAGGPSPAGPAAARLAEDPAPHYPAGAPPPGSHPSAGELPPGPGGPSVIHSPPPPPPPAVLAKPKLWSLAEIATSSDKVKDGGGGSDGSPCPPCPGPVAGQTLAGSRASPAPAPSRSPSAQCPFPGGTVLSRPLYYTAPFYPGYTNYGSFGHLHGHPGPGPGPTTGPGSHFNGLNQTVLNRADALAKDPKMLRSQSQLDLCKDSPYELKKGMSDI
- the Irx5 gene encoding iroquois-class homeodomain protein IRX-5 isoform X1 yields the protein MSYPQGYLYQPSASLALYSCPAYSTSVISGPRTDELGRSSSGSAFSPYAGSTAFTAPSPGYNSHLQYGADPAAAAAAAFSSYVGSPYDHTPGMAGSLGYHPYAAPLGSYPYGDPAYRKNATRDATATLKAWLNEHRKNPYPTKGEKIMLAIITKMTLTQVSTWFANARRRLKKENKMTWTPRNRSEDEEEEENIDLEKNDEDEPQKPEDKGDPEGPEAGAEQKATSGCERLQGPPTPAGKETEGSLSDSDFKEPPSEGRHDSLPGPPRAGGPSPAGPAAARLAEDPAPHYPAGAPPPGSHPSAGELPPGPGGPSVIHSPPPPPPPAVLAKPKLWSLAEIATSSDKVKDGGGGSDGSPCPPCPGPVAGQTLAGSRASPAPAPSRSPSAQCPFPGGTVLSRPLYYTAPFYPGYTNYGSFGHLHGHPGPGPGPTTGPGSHFNGLNQTVLNRADALAKDPKMLRSQSQLDLCKDSPYELKKGSASQPTPIVPPAHFYLVG
- the Irx5 gene encoding iroquois-class homeodomain protein IRX-5 isoform X3, with protein sequence MAGSLGYHPYAAPLGSYPYGDPAYRKNATRDATATLKAWLNEHRKNPYPTKGEKIMLAIITKMTLTQVSTWFANARRRLKKENKMTWTPRNRSEDEEEEENIDLEKNDEDEPQKPEDKGDPEGPEAGAEQKATSGCERLQGPPTPAGKETEGSLSDSDFKEPPSEGRHDSLPGPPRAGGPSPAGPAAARLAEDPAPHYPAGAPPPGSHPSAGELPPGPGGPSVIHSPPPPPPPAVLAKPKLWSLAEIATSSDKVKDGGGGSDGSPCPPCPGPVAGQTLAGSRASPAPAPSRSPSAQCPFPGGTVLSRPLYYTAPFYPGYTNYGSFGHLHGHPGPGPGPTTGPGSHFNGLNQTVLNRADALAKDPKMLRSQSQLDLCKDSPYELKKGSASQPTPIVPPAHFYLVG